In Equus caballus isolate H_3958 breed thoroughbred chromosome 7, TB-T2T, whole genome shotgun sequence, one DNA window encodes the following:
- the LOC100071539 gene encoding EF-hand domain-containing protein D1, whose product MFKLYDAGRDSFIDLMELKLMMEKLEAPQTHLGLKSMIKEVDEDFDGKLSFREFLLIFHKAAAGELQEDSGLMALAKLSEINVALEGVKGAKEVFEAKVQALSSASKFEAELKAKQDERKQEEEKRRLRQAAF is encoded by the coding sequence ATGTTCAAACTGTACGATGCTGGACGGGACAGCTTCATCGACCTGATGGAACTGAAGCTGATGATGGAGAAGCTGGAGGCTCCCCAGACCCACCTGGGCCTGAAGAGCATGATCAAGGAGGTGGACGAGGACTTTGATGGCAAACTCAGCTTCCGTGAGTTCTTGCTCATATTCCACAAGGCCGCAGCAGGGGAGCTCCAGGAGGATAGCGGGCTGATGGCGCTGGCGAAGCTCTCTGAAATCAATGTTGCCCTGGAGGGCGTCAAAGGTGCCAAGGAAGTCTTTGAAGCCAAGGTCCAAGCCTTGTCCTCTGCCAGTAAGTTTGAAGCTGAGCTAAAAGCCAAACAAGatgagaggaagcaggaggaagagaagaggaggctCCGCCAGGCGGCCTTCTGA